One Ricinus communis isolate WT05 ecotype wild-type chromosome 1, ASM1957865v1, whole genome shotgun sequence DNA window includes the following coding sequences:
- the LOC8259897 gene encoding probable pectinesterase/pectinesterase inhibitor 7 has product MASKLIFSSLTTLLSLLLLLLPFFTSLSLADSPPSNPTSPGSLCNSTPEPAYCKSVLPKHNANVYDYGRYSVRKSLSQSRKFLSLVDKYLARRSSLSISAIRALEDCRLLAGLNMDFLLNSFHTVNTSSTTLSSLKADDVQTFLSAILTNQQTCLEGLQATASAWSVKNGLAVPLSNDTKLYSVSLALFTKGWVPKKKKGRTWQPTGKQLAFSNGRLPLRMSSKTRTVFESVSRRKLLQTDDQNDAVLVSDIVTVNQNGTGDFTTINDAVAAAPNNTDGSNGYFMIFVTAGVYEEYVSIPKNKKYLMMVGAGINQTIITGNRSVVDGWTTFNSATFAVVAPNYVGVNITFRNTAGAIKHQAVALRSGADLSTFYSCSFEGYQDTLYTHSLRQFYSECDIYGTVDFIFGNAAVVFQNCNLYPRLPMSGQFNAITAQGRTDPNQNTGTSIHNCTIRAADDLASSNSTVRTYLGRPWKEYSRTVYMQSYMDSLIHPAGWQIWSGDFALSTLYYAEYNNTGPGSDTNNRVTWEGYHVINATDAANFTVSGFLLGQDWIPRTGVPFTAALI; this is encoded by the exons ATGGCTTCTAAGCTCATTTTCTCTTCGCTAACAACATTACTAtctcttctccttcttttaCTTCCTTTCTTCACGTCTCTATCTTTAGCAGATTCTCCTCCTAGCAATCCGACCTCTCCTGGATCCCTTTGCAACTCCACTCCTGAGCCTGCCTACTGCAAATCGGTGCTTCCTAAACATAATGCCAATGTCTACGATTATGGCCGATATTCCGTTCGCAAATCTTTATCTCAATCCCGTAAATTCTTGAGCTTGGTCGACAAATATCTTGCCCGCCGGTCGTCTTTGTCAATATCTGCAATTCGTGCTCTTGAAGATTGCCGATTACTGGCAGGTTTAAACATGGATTTCTTGTTAAACTCTTTTCATACTGTGAATACCTCTAGTACAACCCTTTCTTCTTTGAAAGCTGATGATGTGCAGACCTTTCTTAGTGCCATTTTGACAAATCAGCAAACCTGTTTAGAGGGTCTACAAGCTACAGCTTCTGCTTGGAGTGTAAAGAATGGTCTTGCTGTCCCATTGTCTAATGACACAAAACTTTATAGTGTTTCTTTAGCTTTGTTTACGAAAGGTTGGGttccaaagaaaaagaaagggcgTACATGGCAGCCTACAGGCAAGCAGCTTGCTTTTAGCAATGGAAGATTGCCTCTAAGAATGTCTAGCAAGACACGAACGGTTTTCGAGTCGGTGAGCAGAAGGAAACTTCTGCAGACAGATGATCAGAACGATGCCGTGTTGGTGAGTGATATTGTGACCGTGAATCAGAACGGCACTGGTGATTTCACTACTATCAACGATGCTGTCGCTGCAGCGCCAAATAATACTGATGGTTCCAATGGCTACTTCATGATTTTTGTCACCGCCGGTGTCTATGAAGAGTACGTTTCAATAccaaagaacaagaaatattTGATGATGGTTGGGGCCGGTATCAACCAGACTATCATTACAGGGAACCGCAGCGTTGTTGATGGATGGACTACTTTCAATTCTGCCACATTTG CTGTGGTGGCACCAAACTATGTGGGGGTGAACATAACTTTCCGGAACACGGCCGGGGCGATCAAGCATCAGGCAGTTGCATTAAGAAGTGGAGCTGATTTATCCACATTTTACAGCTGCAGTTTTGAAGGGTACCAAGACACCTTATATACACATTCTCTAAGGCAATTCTACAGCGAATGTGACATATACGGAACTGTAGACTTCATATTTGGAAATGCTGCAGTCGTTTTCCAGAACTGCAATTTGTATCCCCGTCTACCAATGAGTGGCCAATTCAACGCCATCACCGCACAAGGCCGGACCGACccgaaccaaaacacaggtacTTCAATACATAATTGTACAATTAGAGCAGCTGACGATTTAGCTTCGAGCAATTCGACCGTACGGACATATCTTGGGAGGCCATGGAAGGAGTACTCAAGAACGGTGTACATGCAAAGTTACATGGATAGTTTGATACACCCAGCTGGATGGCAGATCTGGAGTGGAGATTTTGCGCTAAGTACGTTATATTATGCAGAGTATAACAACACCGGACCAGGATCTGATACCAATAACAGGGTTACATGGGAGGGTTACCATGTGATTAATGCCACTGATGCAGCTAATTTTACAGTGTCTGGCTTCTTGCTGGGCCAAGATTGGATACCTCGAACAGGGGTTCCTTTTACAGCGGCATTGATATGA